From a single Mus caroli chromosome X, CAROLI_EIJ_v1.1, whole genome shotgun sequence genomic region:
- the LOC110286383 gene encoding nuclear RNA export factor 2-like, with protein sequence MWSSPNENLQGRSSTFVQKNTNSETYKQRYVLPYKRSERFYHSEYKMNYNDGFQGRKRGANYIWSQFDRRNNHFDHSGAPYAMGMKRRRERCSYDDQYFLNVWDDRETEESETDLDAENGPEEKWYKVTIPSGRKYEKTWLMRSIQNFCSEPFIPVDFHYDKTQARFFVQNAKTASALKDVSYRICDETNRKIAIFVSPSVVPYSVQNKFTSEQMEYIRESMMNRYDSSQKALDLEKFRFDQDLMDKDIDMMLNRRSCMVATLQIIQSDFPELLSLNLKNNKLYQLDGLSDMTEKAPHVKILNLSRNKLKSFTELEKVKELKLEELWLEGNPFCNCFSDHSEYIRVPTGKPQDGKDLIVPTGKPQDGKDLIVPTRMDIEVPQPCKESCNKSEVIKNLVLQFLKEYYLFYDNGDRLRLLDAYHDQACFSLSVPFDVSDPDLNNLEEYFKYNRDLKRQQDSNMRLQLLKHTKHDIVNSLSLLPKTQHDLCSFLVDLFLHTEMMLCFSVNGLFMEVEGKFRGCIRAFTRIFIAIPCSDSRICIINDELIVRNASPKEIQKAFTSLPVPDTSFKPLLSEEQQEMVKSFSVQSGMKLDWSQKCLQDNEWDYTKAGEAFTALQNEGKIPKEFFK encoded by the exons AATACAAAATGAATTATAACGATGGttttcaaggaagaaagagaggtgCGAATTATATCTGGAGTCAATTTGACAGAAGGAACAATCATTTTGATCATTCTGG tGCTCCATATGCCATgggaatgaaaagaagaagagaaagatgcagTTATGATGACCAATATTTTCTTAATGTGTGGGATGATAGAGAAACTGAGGAGAGCGAAACTGATCTGGATGCTGAAAATGGACCTGAGGAGAAATGGTACAAAGTCACA ATTCCAAGTGGAAGAAAGTATGAGAAGACATGGCTAATGAGGTCAATCCAGAACTTCTGTAGTGAGCCCTTCATCCCTGTTGAT TTCCACTATGACAAAACCCAGGCCCGGTTCTTTGTTCAGAATGCTAAGACTGCCTCTGCATTGAAGGATGTCAGCTACAGGATTTGtgatgaaacaaacagaaaa ATAGCGATCTTTGTCAGTCCTTCTGTTGTGCCCTATTCTGTGCAAAACAAGTTTACATCAGAACAAATGGAGTACATAAGG gAATCTATGATGAACCGGTATGACTCCTCCCAGAAAGCTCTGGACCTCGAAAAGTTCCGATTTGACCAGG ACTTAATGGACAAGGATATTGACATGATGCTGAATCGAAGAAGCTGCATGGTTGCCACACTACAGATCATTCAAAGTGATTTCCCTGAA CtgttgtccttgaacttgaaaaacaacaaactgtACCAGCTGGATGGGCTGTCTGACATGACAGAGAAGGCCCCTCACGTTAAGATTCTGAACCTCTCCCGAAATAAA CTGAAGTCATTCACGGAATTGGAGAAGGTGAAAGAACTGAAGCTGGAAGAGCTGTGGCTGGAAGGGAACCCCTTCTGCAACTGCTTCTCAGATCATTCTGAGTATATAAG AGTACCAACAGGAAAGCCTCAGGATGGCAAGGACCTAATAGTACCAACAGGAAAGCCTCAGGATGGCAAGGACCTAATAGTACCAACAAGAATGGACATCGAGGTCCCTCAACCATGCAAG GAAAGCTGTAACAAATCTGAAGTCATAAAAAATCTAGTTCTACAATTTCTGAAAGA GTACTACTTGTTTTATGACAATGGAGATCGACTTCGTCTTCTCGATGCTTACCATGACCAGGCCTGCTTCTCCTTGTCAGTTCCTTTTGATGTCAGTGACCCAGACCT GAACAACTTGGAAGAATATTTCAAATACAACAGAGATCTAAAGAGGCAGCAAGACTCAA ACATGCGACTGCAGTTGCTGAAGCACACAAAACATGATATCGTGAACTCTCTTAGCTTGTTACCCAAAACTCAGCATGATCTTTGCTCTTTCTTGGTGGACTTGTTTCTCCACACG GAAATGATGCTCTGTTTTTCTGTGAATGGACTATTCATGGAAG TGGAAGGAAAATTTCGAGGCTGCATCCGTGCCTTCACGAGGATCTTCATTGCTATCCCTTGCAGCGATTCAAG AATTTGCATCATAAACGATGAGCTGATTGTGAGGAATGCCAGTCCCAAAGAGATACAAAAGGCCTTCACGTCATTGCCTGTACCTGACACATCATTCAAGCCTTTACTCTCTGAAGAACAGCAGGAAATGGTGAAGTCTTTCTCTGTGCAATCTGGAATGAAACTTGACTGGTCTCAGAA GTGCCTTCAAGATAACGAGTGGGACTACACCAAAGCTGGTGAGGCCTTCACTGCTCTCCAG AATGAGGGCAAGATCCCAAAGGAATTCTTCAAATAA